GAGAAGTTTTTAAAATCTGTTGACAGTAGCAATTCAACTAGGAATTCCAGATCAGATATGTTCTCTTCTAGAAAATTTGATGCCGGCAGGTTATCCCAAGCAACTGGTAGAAGAATTTTGAAAGTTATAGATGATTCACTGCCATCTGCAATCCCACCGTTGTCTCCACCAAACTACGATCATGCTGACCTGATTACTTAATTTTTTGACTGATTCCTTGCCATGGCCAGAAATTATTTTGAAGAGAATGTTAATTGTGAGGAAGAAAAAGACGATGATAGAAGCTCTTCTGGCTGTCACGACGGGCATTCCAGTTTTTTGGCTTCATGGGGTTTTTCCCGATCATTACCCAAGCGCTTATGTAAATTTCAGGTATAGATCGTAGCCTTAGTGTAGAAATCATACAAAGCAGATTTTgctaacattttaaattattcttttttacctctaatctgtttttatttctttcatccCCTCCTATTTTTAGAGTCATTTGAGCAGATTGGATGCCATTGTATTGGAAATAGAGgctgtttgtattttttttatacccaTTGAGAGAGACAGTGATATATACAGAGGTTAAGATGTTTTTCCCCGGAAGTGGAAATGGTTCATGcaatgaaaaatggatgaaaaatgTTGTAGATAGATTAGAATGAAATATGGGTTTGGTAGCATTCTATCGAATGTTGAAAAATGACACGTCTTAGTTTCACTTTCACTTTTAAGAAAAGTACTATTCAATTCTAATAACGTTTCCAATTCAAACTAATAAACTTGAAGTCAATTTTTGCGTTAAGCATATGAAAGTAATAACCAGTATCGGGAAAATACGTTATAGTTAATTGACAAAacgtaatataaaaaataataaaattaaaagaaatcatatattaatgtcaaaaacttaaaataacaataaaacataATGTAAATGtcctaaatttttatttatctaattctTCTTTGTACTAATATAATTATCTTCTATTCTACCCAATGAAATATATTCCTTCTCATCCCCTTCAATGacatatattcataaatttagaATCAAAGCTATTAAACCTCATTTTGAATCTTCTCTTTATCCCTTCTTCCTCTTGGATTCAAGTTATATCTAAACTTTTTCAATAACTTATATCTAAACCTTTCTAAAAAGAGTACTTAGTTTCAATAACAAACCTATACAcctctttcttttattgtttgtttttcttgcaAAAGATTTTACTTTTTTCAGCACTTCATAAACAATTGTTCAATTAAGAATGAGATCATAAAAAGAAGAAGCTcatttcacttatttttattaggttaaaattcgaatttagtctttatttttcttgtgtCAATTTATTCAATACTTTTTGTTCAATAAGGtcttttttttgtcaattttgtttaatttaattctttttattaaagttgtttaaataattaacaaacaatgaataatatatgttatatataaatttgagactttttttaatttttattttttttaatttaaaaaaaaatgtccatGTAGTATCGTGATAGGCTTAGTGTTATGTAAGTGTCATTGTGACATGTTTATAttcaatttggtttttatatttattatttttgttcaatttagtatatatattttttaaaatagagtaattttgtctctttctaaattgagattaaatttaattttttaaaattcatatttttttattaaatatttttgatttaGGGGTagaattggtttaaaattaaaacgaaaattttagaaatgagAATTAAAAccatttgtttaaaattttgtaactatttaatacttttatgtgatttttaggttaaaaatcaattaaatagtttaacttaaaaattaatataactttattctaaataggtttaaacctctttttggtccctaagttatgagcggatgttcagtttagtccccgcttttaaaaatgtaaacttttggttcctaagttaaaaaaaatgtatcaaatgagtctttttttgatgttcatagtcaaagtacaaagagtaatctaaagtgctgttattattaagaaacaaataagagcaatctaaagatttagcagttgttaagaaacaaccaaaaacagtatttcaagtcaaaaaatgactcatttgatacattttttataacttagggatcaaagatttacatttttaaaaacggagactaaactgaacatccgcttataacttagggaccaaaaagaggtttaaaccttttaaatattgtgttttaataaaagtgttattttcattgtaattcataatataaaatgtatttgaaaacaatgtaataaaaatccatgttaatataattttaactttttggaAGTTTTTATACGATAACaacaatttagtttaattatttaaaaacacacATTTTCAAAATAGTTATCATATCCCGTAATAGCCAACAAGTTAAAGAGTATTTATATtaatctttctatttattttatagattactttttttagtttttgtataattttttcatggtgagatcaattgagaaaaaaaatcatcttaatttattttaccatACACTAAAATAGGAAAattgttcattatttttatagaatCATACAATAGATGACTTGTATGTAATGATGACTTGGtcattagattttttatttctatggAGGGATTCTGGTACTAGAAAATTTGTTCGAATGCTTGAACTTGAGTGTTGTTGGTTCTCGattgaaaatttgtttaacaTTGTACTTACAGAGTCGAAAATGTATCCTATAAAGAGACTTTCACTCTACAAAATCCTTAACTTTCCTTTCGTGGACTACTTTTCCTCCTCTTCTTAGTACTTGTCCTTCCcaggatgaatggatgttgtgtTTGTAGAAGATTCTTTAAAGCTCAAGTTAACtctcaaaattaaagaatagtcaaaatgagaattaatgtataaaaataaagtcaaaatgggaattaatgcataaaaataaagtcaaaatctgattattgttatatttatagcaatattttaatacttatggACCCTTACCTGATTGGGCCATGGTgtgggctcaatgcaaaaaaataaagtcaaaatctaattattgttatatttatagcaatattttaatacttatggAACCTTACCTGAATGGGCCATGGTATGGGCTCAATGGCCCAATACCTAATTTTACATGCATCTATGGTTAGTCGGTTTTGACTAAGTTATGTAGTACATGGTTCACAATATCTTCGACAAGCGACACATGGTaacaataaaaaacatacaaCTCTCGACAAATGGCAATTAGATAGCCGTAGGAGACACCAGATTGTAGTTGGTAACACTTAACACATGGTACGAGGCATGTGTTCATCATCATACAACGCTTGATCCTTGGTAGGGAGTATGTAATATTCGACTTTCAACATGTAGCACATTGTACTTAGCCTTTGACAAACATATGTTGACCTTTGGCGAGCAGTTCTCGGTCTTTGATAAGCAATTATAACCTTTAAAAGATAGTACTTAGCCATTGGTAGACAAATAGTAAACTTTACTTGATAGCACCTGCATCTGACAATCAACTTCTAACCTCTATTGAGTAGTGGTCAACCTTTGGCTTGAGAGCACTCAATGGTAAAGACCAACGCTTAATGTTAGGGCCATTGAAGTTCTCTGACTTAAGCGTGCTCAGCAGTAGAAACTATCACTTAGCGTCATGTCATGAAAGTGTCACTGACTGTGAGGTTTTAAGACCAACAATCAATGCTCCTAGCTTGCCTTTCAATGCCATATTAGATGCTTCTGAGAATGTGAGATTTTGGATTGTTTCATTGTACAGTTTGATATGTTGCATTTTTCTCAActcaaattcatttcaaatgttttataattGATACCTAAATTGACCAATTGCAACAATTAAAATTTCTCATTCAAAAACAACCCAATTCATATAATTTCCCAAACCAACATACCAATTCCAATTTCAGCACAACAAAAATACAAAGTACACATCGCAAGAATACCATTAGAAACAATTCATGTATCAAAACACAGATTCAACATGCAAACAATTCAACTGGCAAAAAATCAATCATGAAATGTGTGAAAAACTTAGCTTCCCTCACTTTAGAAGATAACTCAAAACTTTCTAAGAACTTGTGAAAACTCTACCTCAACCTAAATATATTGTCTTTAGGTATTTATAGTAACTCATGCTCCTTACAAACTAATATAcatatacaataaaatgtaaaaatataaaaaaaatgacactaAGAAATATATGTCAGACAAAATTTCATCGCAATAGAAAAACAATTCAGATCGAACCAAACAAACCACTTATTAGCCGAAAGTGAAAAAAAGACACAAAGAGTACATGTAACCTAAAAGATATTACATGCAAAGTAagaataaacaacacaaactgTGAAAGACCGAAAATTTTATTATCCGAATGAAgattttgtttgattaaactttaaaagaattttgCGATGATCAAAATCTCAACCTcttattataaagataaaagaatttaaGTGAGGAAAATGAAGAAACCTAACAAGGTTGAAAGagaatatgttaaagaaaaagaggtttttgtattttcaaactCCAAGActagttttgttttattaaaaaagaactttataaattaaaaagattctacaagaaatatttatactaaaacATACGAgcagattaaaatattatcttaaactgattcaaaagttaaaaattgatttaagctatttctttttaattttgaacagtttaattcaatttcagaTTAAAAACACAACTACACTCCCATTAAAtcaaactataatatataatattatatatttatatttaattattaagttGTAAATATAGATAAGTATGTTCTTCTATAACAGTTTTactgtttaattatattttttttatatttattaaaaaataataaaaaattatataaggttatttaatttatttataaatgtaagattatatttttagccatttttatcataaataatcaATGATTttgtaatgataaaaataaaaaaaaaataaacaaaatttgaaatcatttggtctgatttaaaatttacgttaaattaaaattaaactccatttagattttacatttattttaaataaattttaatagaaatttgAATCGTAATCCAGTtcattagatttttattttttgtagtaAGTTTGTTTGGGTTTATATACGGTGCCAGATTTTGTTTAAGAAAGTGTGGTTCCTATAGGTATTGGATTAAGTGGTCCCAAACCATTACGGAAAACTTAACGATTTTTTGTTGTCTCGTTAAAGCTAACAGTATGCATATGAACTTCAACTACGCATGTTTACAGATTCATTTGTCACTGTTATTGTAGTGACGCATCTATACCATCCAATTTTTGGTTGTTTCAGGTCCTCTCACAACGTcttcatcaattaaaaattaaacaatatttataatttttatagataattCTCAATAAAGTAActacagatttttttttttaattttaactaatattgTTTGCACTATGTCTAGAacacaataattttaataatggtATTATAAGACACATTACGCAAAGTTATTGGCCAAAAGCCTTTCATGGATTGCAATGCCTTTCTCTCTCGAATTAATGTTGATTACAAGTATTGTAAAGCTTCTCAAACACTTTTGAATAACTcgcaaaaattcaaattcaacaaagacaatatttagaaaacaaaagtCTAAACAATGTTACGTAGTATTTGGATGAGACAATTtagaaagataattttttttaagaatttaaagtttttttttatattaaaatgaaatgtttgatagagtaattaaaaagtaatgaaTTGTTATGTTGTGTTTTGTTAAAGATGAGACTGAGTTGGATGGGTTGAAGGTTAGGTCAAATTGGTCAAGATTGAAGATCAAGTAGAGTCAGCTAGTGTTGAAGGTCAGACTGAATTGGTCAGTGCTGAAGGTTGAGTTAAGTCAGTGTGATTGAAGGTCAGACCAAGTCATTTCATGTTGAAGGACGAACTGAGTCAGATCGTGCCAAAGGACGAGTTGAGTCGGGTCGTGGCAAAGATTGAGCTGAGTCGTCTTAGGACAAAGGTTGAGACTAATTGATTTGGGTTGAAGGTCAAATTAAGTTTTTACTCGGACCAAAGGTTGAGCGAGTTGGCTTACGCTAAAAGTCAAGCTAAGTGGCCTTGACTAAAAGTTGAAATCAATTGATCCTAGTTGAAGGTCGAGACGAGTCAACCCGAACTAAAGGTCAGTGTTAGGAAAAACATGTTATCAATGAAGAATATTATCGTCTTTACCCCAGAGAATCACTCTACTAATGATCAATAAAaagatacataaaaatataacttggAAACTccaaatttgatgaaaaaccACAATTGTTGTctaaaagaaatcaaagaatAACATTATGTGAAAATTTGTATAATACTTTATTGGTAcatatacattttaatatatatattcaagcatataaataacatattaatatacattattatttgtttatgctGGAAATAACCAGTAAtattcagttttatttttaaaatattaatagataattcaaataaaaaagtacGTACCTTTATATACTAAGATTCGGTATacaattactttttctttataagttaaaaaaaatcttatcaaacaatttataaaaagtatattttgaggattgaaatgagagaaaaaaatgataaaatataaagaagaaaaagatgaacaatAAAGTCTgatataataagttaaaaatattaaaggtgttttttttaaaatgttatataaagCTATGGAGTATAGACACTCTATTACGAGTTTTATAAAGCTTTAGCGCAGGTTTTTGAGTTAACATTTTGTTTAATTGGATGATTATCATTTATCTTAATaggttatattttatatatagttttgataTTGTTATCCTATGTATTTGCATTAATTAGACATTAATTTCACGTTCAAAATAACTCtcatacctttttttttttagtgattaAAGTAGATGATTTTGTTGGTTAAGTATTTGTCTTTTTTGGACAGATATAATTATttggaatttttctttttacattaatatttagttaagtattacttaataaatttaaaaacatggaTGTTTGGACATTctgattttgttatatatatatatatatatatatatatatatatatatatatNNNNNNNNNNNNNNNNNNNNNNNNNNNNNNNNNNNNNNNNNNNNNNNNNNNNNNNNNNNNNNNNNNNNNNNNNNNNNNNNNNNNNNNNNNNNNNNNNNNNNNNNNNNNNNNNNNNNNNNNNNNNNNNNNNNNNNNNNNNNNNNNNNNNNNNNNNNNNNNNNNNNNNNNNNNNNNNNNNNNNNNNNNNNNNNNNNNNNNNNNNNNNNNNNNNNNNNNNNNNNNNNNNNNNNNNNNNNNNNNNNNNNNNNNNNNNNNNNNNNNNNNNNNNNNNNNNNNNNNNNNNNNNNNNNNNNNNNNNNNNNNNNNNNNNNNNNNNNNNNNNNNNNNNNNNNNNNNNNNNNNNNNNNNNNNNNNNNNNNNNNNNNNNNNNNNNNNNNNNNNNNNNNNNNNNNNNNNNNNNNNNNNNNNNNNNNNNNNNNNNNNNNNNNNNNNNNNNNNNNNNNNNNNNNNNNNNNNNNNNNNNNNNNNNNNNNNNNNNNNNNNNNNNNNNNNNNNNNNNNNNNNNNNNNNNNNNNNNNNNNNNNNatatatatatatatatatatatatatatatatatatatatatatatatatatataaagtgtgTTAGCAAAATCATGATGTTAAAAGCATGCTTGAATAACATATTGACATACATTATTACTTATTTATGCTAGAAATAACCAATGATGTTCAGTTTTGTTTTtagaatattaataaataattcaaataaaaaagtatatatcttTATATACTAAGATTCGGTATgcaattactttttctttataagttaaaacaaaaaaatcttatcaaacaatttataaaaaaatatattttgaggaTTGAAATGACAgaaaaagatgataaaatacaaaaaagaaaaagataaagtttgATATAACAAGTTAAAACAGCTTAAAGGTGTTTTGAAAGCtattatataaaactatttccaaaaacaaattttaaagatgaaaataagaatataaatgtttatatttatacacTAAAATggagtaaaaaaaagaaaagaaaaaaaatacaaatagagtaataaaagtgaaaaccactcaaagataatattttgaattcatttaattttaaaaacaatgttgtttccaaagtttttattttttaatttcagaaattttggaaataatttttgaaacataaaaataaacagGACCCAGTTTTCCACTAATGTCATGTCAGATATAACAATGTAAAGCAACACATATGAgactaagaaaaagaaataaaaaatagtagcACACATCATGAAGGAAACAAGAATAAACGATTTTGCTTCATCTATGCATACTTTCTCAGCATATACATAATAAACCTATCACCACATAAGGGACTACTATACTTAGACTATAAACTCCAAAATATACCATAGGCCTTCCATACAAAtgtattcaaatataaaattctgtCTTGTCATATAAGCTACTTTATCTTACATGTTTTactaacataacaaaatttatatctTTAGCCACCTTCACAAAACTAACCTCCTAGAAGTTTCATTAAAGTCATTGCAGTCTCAGTCTAAGGTCTTTGACACTTAGCCTTtgttttgtattctttttacCATGCAGCAGGTGTAGGAAGAACCTCCTTAGGCACATAAATCAAATTCCCCTTTCTTCCTCCTCCACCTCTGTAGTTTCTTCTTCCCCTATTCACATTATTCTCATTATTGTTACCATTATATGCATGAGGGGTTTTAGACCAAGCATTGTTTTCTCTCCTTCTGTAATGGCCATCACATGTTCCCCAATTACCATATCCACCACCGTTTCTTCCTCTTCCCATTTTGTTCAtgtcaccaccaccaccaccacactGTTCCCTATGATTCCAGCCCCAAGAATCATTCTTCCAACCTTGCAATTCGACTTCTTTTGCAGGGTCGGCATGATCCTGTTGTTGTCCAAATTCTACTTCATTGTGTTCATGCAGGTTTGTCCCCCCGCATGTGATAGCAGTAGTTGGAGCAGAAGGCTTTGGCTGTTCCTCTTCATCATCCCCCCATCCAGTACATGGAAGCTTCTGATCATTTAAGTATAGAGCACCACCAATAATCACAACATCTTGATCATTTCTTACCACTCCCTTACAAGGGACTCTTAATGCTTCTCTTTCCAAATCCAGAATAAGTTCAGGGTCAACAATTGCATTCCAATCTACATTATCGATGTAAATGTCTGGATCAGGCAACGATATGCTGCAGGGAAAGCCGTTGATGTCAGCCCAATACTTCCTTTTTGCATTTTCAAATGCCTCCTTGCCAGCAGAGTCATCCCAGTTCACCACATTATCAAACAGATGCATATATTGCTTGGTTTCTACAATCTTTCGCCATGGAACTGAGCCAATTGAAGAACAAAATTTCTTTTCCCAGGCAGGCATGTTTGAATGGTAATTGTCTGAACCAAGAAAATTAAGCAGATCAGTTGTCAATAAAAGGAAACTCCTACCATCATGGCCAAATCACATAACAGAAGGTGTTGCAgtctaaacaaaataaaaacacaaggAAAGACACTAAATAATATGTCAAATCTCATGCAAAAGAACTGTCTTACCCTTCATGCAGTTCAGATCTGATACTAATACattctcaatttctttttttgcaATTACCATGCTAGTACTTTAACACAttttaaaggaaagaaaaagttgtGACAAACCATTATACTCTCGTCAtgaaatattcaattaataacTAGTAACATTTGCCAAAATCAACAGTTTCAATTCAAACTTGAGATAATAGAGATTTTAACTAACCAAGGATCAATAACTACATTACTCTTTCAATAATTGAATTGTGTAGGTATTGCTTCAAAGAGTCAAATATGTTTCCAAAAGATTCCATTAATATATACCTTTGACAGTTTCAATTTAGAACACAACATAccaagttattaaaaaaaaaggagattCAGTTATGTTTGCAGTAATTGGATTTCACTTAAATAATAACATGCATAATTGGATGGATGAgtctaaagatattttttagaaattgcCAAAATCAAGACATTTTCAGTTTCAGAACATGACAGAAATCATGATTGCTACATTTGTAAAAGAGATATCATAGGAATAGTTTAGCCTAGGCTTCGACAATCTGCTAATGTGAAGTTTTATCATACAGCACACCAGTTTGGGCTCAAAGCACACACAAATAGTATAACATAGCAGAACTTGCCTGGATCCACTACAAAAGTATAGTTAGTAATGCATGTTAAACCAGTccatttaaataattcaatgaCATTGGAACCGATCAATCTATTGGCCATGCAAAGCATCAATACCAACAAACTACGACACAACAACCTACCAACCAAAGATATGACAGCACTTTATAACCTTAGAGGTCATCCCTTTGATAATTGAAGCTCATAGTTACTTTCAATGACAAGTAAATGAAACCTAAACCCTCCATCATAACCCTTAACTTCGCCCTTTAGCACACAACACAAACCCGACATTGAATAATCAAGCTCTAAGCCTTCAAACACAAAAGAGGCAGGGTTTCACAGCGGCCGAATCAAATCACTCCTCACTCAACTAAGTAAATTGAATATAACTAATACATTTAACAAATGAAAGAACTCCAATACAAACCTGTATCTAACTAAAGCTAGTTCCTAGAAACACACGACTAGGACAAAATTAGAACTCCATCACACAGCAAAGAAAGGCAAATGAGCCATGATTACTCAAAACCGaccattttcaaaaaaaagGGAACCCCACTTTTTCAAACCAAAACCCCAATTATAATCACTAGAAAGCAGCGTCATCATAAAACGTGCAACAATTCCACCGCAACCCAATTTTCAAAGCGGTCtgaaaacgaaaataaaaaaaaaggaaaaaagaaaacaccaaaAGAGTAATCCATGCAACAAGAATTAAACGCGGGTTCAGAACCCAaacgaagaaaaagaaaagtgtacTAACCCAAAGGAGGCTTTCTGCTGTTGGAATAGGATCGCCAGTGAGCCACTTGATGATGACTCTCACCTTGTTGTTTTCTCCAATTAGCCATTCCCAGACCCAAAAAGCAAAGGACCCAGAagaggaaattggaaagcttCGGTCGCAAGCAGGGCAGAGGCACAATATAAGAGAAAATTTGCAAACTTTGGCAAAAGGGAGAGGCGGGCACGGATTTCACGAATTACCTCagcagagagaaagaaagagagagaaaagagagttACCCGTATCTATATGTGTGTATGGAGACACCAACACATGAGACGAAGAAAGCAACCAAGAAAAGGATGATTGattgatggaagaagaagaagaagatgaaattaaGGATGTCTATAAAAGAAGCATTAGGATGAAAGCAggaatgaaagaatgaatgaaTATGTGTAATTGTGAATGGACCCCAGACAGAGGAATAGCTCTGAGGTTTCTTGTCACGCCTTGGAAGCAATTCCTTTGAAGTGAGACCCTATCATAGTCGCTTCTCTATTTATAGCACAtggttttctttctcctttgttttgtttcagtttcatgaatcatcatcttctttcttcttttatttatttttttatttatttcttttatcaccTTCTATCTAatatcaatacaaaaattaattaattattaatgatcTCTCCACAACATCCTCTTCCTTctccctttctctctccctctcaTCGCAGATCAAACTAACAAATCCCTacaaaatctcaacaatatctaattttactatttttcatctaatctttttcatttaagaTATAAGATTTGGTTTTATacatattaaatgatattacTTTTAAATGGAAACActtcttattttactttatgtAACAGTATTtgcatttcataatttttagaattagaTATTATTCCTATTTATATAACTATTAGGTTACCTacttactttatttatataattaatagttttattatacctccttattttatgtatataatcaATAGTGTCatgattctttttatttgaccttttttttctttttcttttttctttttattcgtCTGTCATTAAATTAATACAGAGATGTCACCTACTTTAAGAAGAATTTATGCGgcaaaaacttatatttatattttatattattgagaCCAGTtaatttcaatccaaaattctTTTATTCAATCTTTATTTCGGTgcttattaattttgttttattttctttatatttcaaGATGAGTtagcatgagaaaaaaaattaaaaattgataacaTTCATAACGAAAACTtgtagttattataaaaaatgtaattgtgAATCTTGAagcaattaaatttaaaaaaaacactaaagtattttaatattaaagagttaaaattatataaaagtttttttataactaaagtttattttataaaaccataATCTCTTTTACAACtaaaccaaattttttaaactttatctAATATTTCTCTAGTTTATATAAttcgtttttcatttttttacgataaaaaattatagttattatcTTTGTAGTGGAATCTACGaatatactatattatattaaagagtcaaataaaatagtaattttttttctctttttagggtTTGAGCCTGAGTTACACGTGGTTTTAGAACCATATATAAGATTCAAGGTTCTgattttctattgttttttattattatggtaGACTTAGAATTCTAATTAGgacttttgttgtttgttttggaaattGTGTGCATTTTGGTTTTATAGGGAACTTTGTTTGAGAGAAACATCTTTGGTTAAGGTGAAGGGAGCTacattatagtttaattttgttttgttattatttaggGTGAAATTTTTCTTGAAGTCATGAAATTGGGTATGTTTTGCATGTGTTTGGAGTTATCTTACTAATATGCTCTGATGAAGAGTTGAAATTTGATGTTAGGAATTGACCTGTAATTTATTGGTTGCTTTTAgcatgatttatttttgttaattggtAATTTGGAGTAAATGATTCAATATACAtgaatatgtattttaatttaaattgactAGTGATATGAGTTTTGAATGAGGTATATCGTATGATCAAACTTATATTTGAGAATGAATTAAAAAGCATAAGGGTGTGTTTTGACAAATTTGGACTATAATGGATTATGCGATTTGGCTTTACATATGGTAATAGCAATAGGAAATGATTGATTTTTGGCTAAGATATTgattgaatttcaaattattgcTTAAAATTATGCCCGTAT
The sequence above is drawn from the Vigna radiata var. radiata cultivar VC1973A unplaced genomic scaffold, Vradiata_ver6 scaffold_154, whole genome shotgun sequence genome and encodes:
- the LOC106752545 gene encoding uncharacterized protein LOC106752545, whose amino-acid sequence is MANWRKQQGESHHQVAHWRSYSNSRKPPLDNYHSNMPAWEKKFCSSIGSVPWRKIVETKQYMHLFDNVVNWDDSAGKEAFENAKRKYWADINGFPCSISLPDPDIYIDNVDWNAIVDPELILDLEREALRVPCKGVVRNDQDVVIIGGALYLNDQKLPCTGWGDDEEEQPKPSAPTTAITCGGTNLHEHNEVEFGQQQDHADPAKEVELQGWKNDSWGWNHREQCGGGGGDMNKMGRGRNGGGYGNWGTCDGHYRRRENNAWSKTPHAYNGNNNENNVNRGRRNYRGGGGRKGNLIYVPKEVLPTPAAW